A genomic segment from Glycine soja cultivar W05 chromosome 20, ASM419377v2, whole genome shotgun sequence encodes:
- the LOC114403810 gene encoding peptidyl-prolyl cis-trans isomerase CYP21-4-like isoform X2, with protein MARIKPQALLQQSKRKKGPSRISAVTVIFYFLILALVGFFLFASYRHWSSRSRLQSEDHLSVSEGENTFVDSKKSELPGYAVLNTSKGSIIIELYKESAPEVVDEFIDLCQKGHFKGMLFHKVIKHYVIQAGDNQGSGATEDWNLRGKQHTITSMKHEAFMLGTSKGKHNNKGFDLFITTAPIPDLNEKIIVFGQVIKGEDVVQEIEEVDTDEHYKPKVSIGILDVTLKQKV; from the exons ATGGCGAGGATCAAACCTCAGGCTCTGCTACAGCAAAGCAAAAGGAAGAAGGGTCCTTCTCGGATAAGTGCCGTGActgttatattttactttttgattCTTGCCTTGGTTGGGTTTTTCCTGTTTGCTTCGTACAGACATTGGTCCAGCAG ATCAAGATTACAATCCGAAGATCACTTGTCAGTCTCCGAG GGTGAAAATACTTTTGTGGACTCCAAGAAATCTGAGCTGCCTGGATATGCT GTTTTAAATACCTCTAAAGGTTCTATAATAATAGAACTGTACAAGGAAAGTGCTCCTGAAGTTGTTGATGAATTCATTGACTTATG TCAAAAAGGACACTTCAAGGGGATGCTTTTTCACAAAGTAATTAAGCACTATGTGATTCAGGCAGGGGATAACCAAGGATCTGGAGCTACTGAAGATTGGAACTTGAGAGGAAAGCAACATACAATTACTAG tatgaaacatgaagcaTTCATGCTTGGAACTTCCAAGggcaaacacaacaacaaaggaTTTGATCTTTTCATTACAACTGCACCGATACCAGATTTAAATGAGAAAATTATTGTGTTTGGGCAAGTCATCAAGGGAGAGGATGTTGTGCAG GAAATTGAAGAAGTGGATACAGATGAACATTACAAGCCTAAAGTATCTATCGGGATACTTGATGTGACTCTTAAACAGAAGGTCTGA
- the LOC114403810 gene encoding peptidyl-prolyl cis-trans isomerase CYP21-4-like isoform X1 → MARIKPQALLQQSKRKKGPSRISAVTVIFYFLILALVGFFLFASYRHWSSRMCPTSHIDWELQKNIVCYLIIHFLYAFRSRLQSEDHLSVSEGENTFVDSKKSELPGYAVLNTSKGSIIIELYKESAPEVVDEFIDLCQKGHFKGMLFHKVIKHYVIQAGDNQGSGATEDWNLRGKQHTITSMKHEAFMLGTSKGKHNNKGFDLFITTAPIPDLNEKIIVFGQVIKGEDVVQEIEEVDTDEHYKPKVSIGILDVTLKQKV, encoded by the exons ATGGCGAGGATCAAACCTCAGGCTCTGCTACAGCAAAGCAAAAGGAAGAAGGGTCCTTCTCGGATAAGTGCCGTGActgttatattttactttttgattCTTGCCTTGGTTGGGTTTTTCCTGTTTGCTTCGTACAGACATTGGTCCAGCAG GATGTGTCCCACTTCTCATATAGACTGGGAACTTCAGAAGAACATTGTCTGTTACCTAATAATTCATTTCTTATATGCATTCAGATCAAGATTACAATCCGAAGATCACTTGTCAGTCTCCGAG GGTGAAAATACTTTTGTGGACTCCAAGAAATCTGAGCTGCCTGGATATGCT GTTTTAAATACCTCTAAAGGTTCTATAATAATAGAACTGTACAAGGAAAGTGCTCCTGAAGTTGTTGATGAATTCATTGACTTATG TCAAAAAGGACACTTCAAGGGGATGCTTTTTCACAAAGTAATTAAGCACTATGTGATTCAGGCAGGGGATAACCAAGGATCTGGAGCTACTGAAGATTGGAACTTGAGAGGAAAGCAACATACAATTACTAG tatgaaacatgaagcaTTCATGCTTGGAACTTCCAAGggcaaacacaacaacaaaggaTTTGATCTTTTCATTACAACTGCACCGATACCAGATTTAAATGAGAAAATTATTGTGTTTGGGCAAGTCATCAAGGGAGAGGATGTTGTGCAG GAAATTGAAGAAGTGGATACAGATGAACATTACAAGCCTAAAGTATCTATCGGGATACTTGATGTGACTCTTAAACAGAAGGTCTGA
- the LOC114401383 gene encoding trihelix transcription factor ASR3-like — protein MSDPSTLLPSSHHHHNHHVPLIQGGATAPSSSSTTLAREYRKGNWTIQETLILITAKKLDDERRLKTPAACSTSTTTTRTSGELRWKWVENYCWSHGCLRSQNQCNDKWDNLLRDYKKVRDYESKSNDNDNNNNKHFPSYWTLNKQQRKEQNLPSNMVFEVYQTIADVLQRKQTQSQRQHQQPLAIPLVTSSPSPLQTLPPPPLPPPPPPPPPPPPVSSTTPVGSERSESSGTEHSEDDDDGSESKRRKVKNLGSRIMQSASVLARALRSCEEKKEKRHREMIELEQRRIQMEEARNEVHRQGIATLVAAVTNLSGAIESLINNSERHGQR, from the exons ATGTCTGACCCTTCTACCCTCTTACCCTCctcccaccaccaccacaaccaCCATGTGCCACTCATCCAAGGCGGCGCCACCGcaccctcctcctcctccaccaccctaGCCCGAGAATACCGCAAGGGCAACTGGACCATCCAAGAGACCCTCATTCTCATCACTGCAAAAAAGCTCGACGACGAGCGCAGGCTCAAAACCCCTGCTGCATGTagcacctccaccaccaccaccagaaCCAGCGGCGAGCTCCGGTGGAAATGGGTGGAGAACTATTGCTGGAGCCATGGCTGCTTGCGAAGCCAGAACCAATGCAACGACAAATGGGACAACCTCCTCCGCGATTACAAAAAGGTTCGCGACTACGAGTCCAAATCAAACGAcaacgacaacaacaacaacaaacacttCCCTTCTTATTGGACCCTCAACAAACAACAACGTAAGGAACAGAACCTCCCCTCCAACATGGTCTTCgaagtctaccaaaccatcgCCGATGTCCTCCAAcgaaaacaaacacaatccCAAAGACAACATCAACAACCTCTGGCTATTCCATTAGTTACTTCCTCACCCTCACCACTTCAAACACTTCCACCACCTCCTCTACCACCACCGCCGCCTCCGCCACCTCCTCCTCCGCCAGTTAGCTCCACCACTCCGGTAGGCTCAG AGAGATCGGAATCATCAGGAACTGAGCACAgtgaggatgatgatgatgggtcGGAATCAAAACGTAGGAAAGTTAAGAACCTTGGTTCAAGAATAATGCAAAGTGCATCGGTGTTGGCACGAGCTCTTAGGAGTTGtgaggagaagaaggagaaacgGCACCGTGAAATGATTGAGCTGGAGCAAAGGAGGATTCAGATGGAGGAAGCTCGGAATGAGGTTCACCGGCAAGGCATCGCGACCCTTGTCGCCGCCGTCACCAACCTTTCCGGTGCCATTGAGTCACTCATTAATAATTCTGAACGCCATGGccaaagataa
- the LOC114401271 gene encoding membrane protein PM19L-like: MATVGRNAAAPLLFLNLIMYFVVLGFASWCLNKFINGQTYHPSFGGNGATMFFLIFSILAAVLGIVSKLLGANHIRTWRSDSLASAGATSIVAWAVTALAFGLACKQINIGGHRGWRLRVVEAFIIILTLTQLLYLILIHAGLYSSRYGPGYRDTDYGNAHGVGGTTGEPMHKSAAAGTRV; this comes from the exons ATGGCCACAGTTGGAAGGAACGCAGCAGCTCCATTGCTGTTTCTTAACTTGATCATGTATTTTGTTGTTCTTGGCTTTGCTAGTTGGTGCCTCAACAAGTTCATCAATGGCCAAACTTACCACCCTA GCTTTGGTGGAAATGGTGCAACTATGTTTTTCTTAATCTTCTCCATACTAGCAGCCGTTTTGGGCATAGTGTCCAAACTTTTGGGTGCGAATCACATTAGGACATGGAGGAGTGACAGTTTAGCATCTGCAGGAGCCACATCAATCGTTGCTTGGGCAGTCACTGCTCTAGCATTTGG GTTGGCTTGCAAGCAAATAAACATAGGAGGGCACAGAGGGTGGAGGCTGAGGGTAGTGGAGGCTTTCATAATAATACTCACATTGACACAGTTGTTGTACCTGATACTGATCCACGCAGGACTATATAGCAGTAGGTATGGTCCCGGGTACCGTGACACTGACTATGGTAATGCTCATGGTGTGGGAGGGACTACAGGAGAGCCAATGCACAAGTCTGCTGCTGCTGGAACTCGTGTCTAA